Proteins encoded by one window of Sorex araneus isolate mSorAra2 chromosome 3, mSorAra2.pri, whole genome shotgun sequence:
- the LOC129403569 gene encoding tectonic-like complex member MKS1 isoform X3, which produces MAAAAWSSDTGEAVYRSRDPVRNLRLRVHLQRVTASAFLRDQPAAQAGKDLRGVAALWPQATANICLLVSSGGGHRPDEDEKEEVEIGWQEKLFSQFEVDLYQNEGACQSPLDHQYRQEILKLEGSGGRKNRHIFTYTDSDRYTSLEEVLLLPRGLPESPAPHAGGPREPPPGPSEPLGNPGLLVPRPGRVGS; this is translated from the exons ATGGCGGCGGCCGCCTGGAGCTCCGACACCGGCGAGGCCGTTTACCGCTCCCGGGACCCTGTGCGCAACCTGCGCCTCCG CGTCCACCTGCAGAGAGTGACCGCCAGCGCCTTCCTGCGAGACCAGCCCGCTGCCCAGGCCGGGAAGGACCTCAGGGGTGTGGCCGCCTTGTGGCCCCAAGCGACAGCCA ACATCTGTCTCCTTGTTTCCTCTGGAGGTGGCCACCGGCCTGATGAAGATGAAAAGGAGGAGGTCGAGATTGGGTGGCAGGAGAAGCTCTTCAGCCAG TTCGAAGTCGATCTGTACCAAAATGAAGGCGCCTGCCAGAGCCCCCTGGATCATCAGTACCGGCAGGAGATCCTGAAGCTGGAGGGCTCGGGTGGCAGGAAGAACAGGCACATCTTTACCTACACAGACTCCGACAGATACACCAGCCTGGAGGAGGTGTTGCTCTTGCCCAG AGGCCTTCCAGAGAGCCCGGCgccgcatgcaggaggcccgagAGAGCCTCCCCCAGGACCTAGTGAGCCCCTCGGGAACCCTGGTCTCCTAGTCCCCAGGCCTGGCCGTGTTGGAAGCTGA
- the LOC129403569 gene encoding tectonic-like complex member MKS1 isoform X1: protein MAAAAWSSDTGEAVYRSRDPVRNLRLRVHLQRVTASAFLRDQPAAQAGKDLRGVAALWPQATANICLLVSSGGGHRPDEDEKEEVEIGWQEKLFSQFEVDLYQNEGACQSPLDHQYRQEILKLEGSGGRKNRHIFTYTDSDRYTSLEEVLLLPRSPNVLLLCLPGSCSWCSRPSRPGLLTTRLCLPAEAFQRARRRMQEARESLPQDLVSPSGTLVS from the exons ATGGCGGCGGCCGCCTGGAGCTCCGACACCGGCGAGGCCGTTTACCGCTCCCGGGACCCTGTGCGCAACCTGCGCCTCCG CGTCCACCTGCAGAGAGTGACCGCCAGCGCCTTCCTGCGAGACCAGCCCGCTGCCCAGGCCGGGAAGGACCTCAGGGGTGTGGCCGCCTTGTGGCCCCAAGCGACAGCCA ACATCTGTCTCCTTGTTTCCTCTGGAGGTGGCCACCGGCCTGATGAAGATGAAAAGGAGGAGGTCGAGATTGGGTGGCAGGAGAAGCTCTTCAGCCAG TTCGAAGTCGATCTGTACCAAAATGAAGGCGCCTGCCAGAGCCCCCTGGATCATCAGTACCGGCAGGAGATCCTGAAGCTGGAGGGCTCGGGTGGCAGGAAGAACAGGCACATCTTTACCTACACAGACTCCGACAGATACACCAGCCTGGAGGAGGTGTTGCTCTTGCCCAGGTCCCCTAATGTCCTTCTCCTCTGCCTGCCTGGGTCTTGCTCCTGGTGCTCCCGGCCTTCCCGGCCAGGGCTGCTGACCACCCGGCTCTGTCTCCCTGCAGAGGCCTTCCAGAGAGCCCGGCgccgcatgcaggaggcccgagAGAGCCTCCCCCAGGACCTAGTGAGCCCCTCGGGAACCCTGGTCTCCTAG
- the LOC129403569 gene encoding tectonic-like complex member MKS1 isoform X2 — protein MAAAAWSSDTGEAVYRSRDPVRNLRLRVHLQRVTASAFLRDQPAAQAGKDLRGVAALWPQATASGHRPDEDEKEEVEIGWQEKLFSQFEVDLYQNEGACQSPLDHQYRQEILKLEGSGGRKNRHIFTYTDSDRYTSLEEVLLLPRSPNVLLLCLPGSCSWCSRPSRPGLLTTRLCLPAEAFQRARRRMQEARESLPQDLVSPSGTLVS, from the exons ATGGCGGCGGCCGCCTGGAGCTCCGACACCGGCGAGGCCGTTTACCGCTCCCGGGACCCTGTGCGCAACCTGCGCCTCCG CGTCCACCTGCAGAGAGTGACCGCCAGCGCCTTCCTGCGAGACCAGCCCGCTGCCCAGGCCGGGAAGGACCTCAGGGGTGTGGCCGCCTTGTGGCCCCAAGCGACAGCCA GTGGCCACCGGCCTGATGAAGATGAAAAGGAGGAGGTCGAGATTGGGTGGCAGGAGAAGCTCTTCAGCCAG TTCGAAGTCGATCTGTACCAAAATGAAGGCGCCTGCCAGAGCCCCCTGGATCATCAGTACCGGCAGGAGATCCTGAAGCTGGAGGGCTCGGGTGGCAGGAAGAACAGGCACATCTTTACCTACACAGACTCCGACAGATACACCAGCCTGGAGGAGGTGTTGCTCTTGCCCAGGTCCCCTAATGTCCTTCTCCTCTGCCTGCCTGGGTCTTGCTCCTGGTGCTCCCGGCCTTCCCGGCCAGGGCTGCTGACCACCCGGCTCTGTCTCCCTGCAGAGGCCTTCCAGAGAGCCCGGCgccgcatgcaggaggcccgagAGAGCCTCCCCCAGGACCTAGTGAGCCCCTCGGGAACCCTGGTCTCCTAG
- the LOC101537722 gene encoding olfactory receptor 4D2, with protein sequence MDQGNLTWISEFVFLGLSQTPELQIFLFLVFLSVYTTTVVGNILIMVAVTSDSRLHTPMYFLLRNLAVIDLCFSSVTAPKMLVDFLSERKTISYQGCMTQIFFFHFLGGAMVFFLSVMAYDRLVAISRPLHYVTIMNTQLCVGLVLAGWVGGFVHSITQLALLLPLPFCGPNTLDNFYCDVPQVLRLACTDTSVLEFLIISNSGMLDVIWFILLLISYSVILLLLRSHSEQARKKAASTCTSHIIVVSMIFIPSIYLYARPFTPFAMDKAVSISHTVMTPMLNPMIYTLRNQEMQAAVKRLGRRCLVRKRE encoded by the coding sequence ATGGACCAAGGGAACCTCACGTGGATTTCAGAATTCGTCTTCCTGGGACTCTCACAGACTCCAGAGCTGCAGATTTTCCTGTTTCTGGTGTTCCTCTCTGTCTACACCACCACTGTGGTGGGCAACATCCTCATCATGGTGGCAGTGACCTCAGACTCCCGgctccacacacccatgtacttccTGCTTCGAAATCTGGCTGTCATAGACCTCTGTTTCTCCTCTGTCACGGCCCCAAAGATGCTGGTAGACTTCCTATCTGAGAGGAAGACCATCTCCTACCAGGGCTGCATGACCCAGATCTTCTTCTTCCACTTTCTGGGGGGTGCCATGGTCTTCTTCCTCtcagtgatggcctatgaccgcctGGTGGCCATCTCTCGGCCCCTGCACTATGTCACCATCATGAACACTCAGCTCTGTGTGGGGCTGGTGCTGGCTGGCTGGGTGGGAGGCTTTGTTCATTCCATTACCCAGTTGGCTCTGTTGCTCCCTCTGCCTTtctgtggccccaacaccctGGATAACTTCTACTGTGATGTGCCTCAAGTGCTGAGACTTGCCTGCACAGACACTTCTGTCCTGGAGTTCCTTATCATTTCGAATAGTGGGATGCTGGATGTCATCTGGTTCATTCTTCTCCTCATTTCCTACTCGGTCATTCTACTGTTGCTGAGGTCCCACTCAGAACAGGCGAGAAAGAAGGCAGCTTCGACATGTACCTCCCACATCATTGTGGTGTCTATGATCTTCATTCCAAGTATTTACCTTTATGCCCGACCTTTTACCCCTTTTGCCATGGACAAGGCTGTGTCCATCAGTCATACGGTCATGACCCCCATGCTCAATCCCATGATCTACACCCTGAGAAATCAGGAGATGCAGGCAGCAGTGAAGAGGTTAGGGAGGCGCTGTTTGGTTCGTAAGAGGGAGTGA